The following coding sequences lie in one Candidatus Cloacimonadota bacterium genomic window:
- a CDS encoding cysteine synthase family protein — MSKEKSDIFRGLWRLIGNSPMVVIKFRYKGEERTIYAKCEQYNITGSIKDRMALYTLEKAYEIGAIKPEDTIVEATSGNTGISFAAIGKTLGHQVCIIMPGWMSVERMQIISGYRAKIVTVTKEEGGFVGSIKLSEEMAEQESNIFLPRQFSNDYNIKAHFLTTGPELWWQLRFNDLRPDAFVAGVGTGGTIMGVGEYFKMMNSKIKVHPLEPAESPTLRTGCKVGHHRLQGISDEFIPPIVKLEKLDEIVDVNDGDAIIMAQKLASELGLAVGISSGANFLGALKIQNQLGASSVVTTVFSDDNKKYLSTDLMKEEPVKEEYYSKDIELLEYDVFKRVCKTCCDPFGCTQKNKFSFA; from the coding sequence ATGAGTAAAGAAAAGAGCGATATTTTTCGTGGTTTATGGCGGCTGATCGGCAATTCTCCTATGGTAGTCATCAAATTCCGCTACAAGGGTGAGGAACGGACTATCTATGCCAAATGCGAGCAGTATAACATCACCGGCAGCATCAAAGACAGAATGGCTTTATATACTTTAGAGAAAGCGTATGAGATTGGAGCGATAAAACCTGAGGACACAATAGTAGAAGCAACCAGCGGCAATACAGGCATTTCTTTTGCCGCTATCGGTAAAACTCTCGGACATCAGGTCTGTATAATTATGCCCGGATGGATGAGTGTGGAAAGAATGCAGATCATTTCCGGTTATCGAGCTAAGATCGTTACTGTCACCAAAGAGGAAGGTGGTTTTGTCGGCAGTATCAAGCTGAGTGAAGAGATGGCAGAACAGGAATCAAATATATTCTTACCCCGTCAGTTTTCCAATGATTATAACATCAAGGCACATTTTCTTACTACAGGTCCTGAACTCTGGTGGCAATTGCGTTTTAATGATTTACGCCCGGATGCTTTTGTTGCCGGAGTGGGCACTGGTGGCACGATCATGGGTGTAGGCGAGTACTTTAAGATGATGAATAGCAAGATCAAAGTACATCCACTTGAACCTGCCGAAAGTCCGACATTGAGAACGGGTTGTAAAGTAGGTCATCATCGTTTACAGGGTATCTCGGATGAATTCATACCACCGATCGTTAAACTCGAAAAATTAGATGAAATAGTTGATGTCAATGATGGTGATGCTATCATTATGGCTCAGAAACTTGCTTCAGAATTGGGATTGGCTGTCGGCATCTCATCAGGAGCCAACTTCTTAGGTGCTCTCAAGATCCAGAATCAATTGGGGGCAAGTTCAGTAGTAACAACAGTTTTCTCCGATGATAACAAAAAATATCTCTCTACCGATTTGATGAAAGAAGAGCCGGTAAAGGAAGAGTATTATTCGAAAGATATCGAACTCTTAGAATATGATGTATTCAAAAGGGTCTGCAAAACCTGTTGTGACCCTTTCGGATGCACCCAGAAGAATAAATTCTCATTTGCCTGA
- a CDS encoding SHOCT domain-containing protein, producing MKIMAIIGLVVFLSCLIGLFVAVYDGGLIFGVIGISYALALAIVVLSVPSNKSDKIAELSKINHLRKSEAITEDEFQQMKNKLLY from the coding sequence ATGAAGATTATGGCTATTATCGGGCTTGTTGTGTTTTTGAGTTGCTTGATCGGATTGTTTGTTGCTGTTTACGATGGAGGACTAATTTTTGGCGTTATAGGAATCTCGTATGCTCTGGCTTTAGCAATTGTTGTGTTGTCAGTTCCGAGTAATAAGTCGGATAAAATTGCAGAGTTGTCGAAAATCAATCACCTTAGGAAATCAGAAGCTATAACAGAAGATGAGTTTCAACAGATGAAGAACAAACTACTCTACTGA